A genomic stretch from Mycobacterium malmoense includes:
- a CDS encoding AAA family ATPase: MPIRWNVPQHAAALERLDVALGAGPGAVVLGPDGVGKSTLARLAAENFGRRHPNTRIRWVTGTPTERAVPFGAFSHLVDFASFGADIGKPAALLRAARASLVLDGDLLLIVDDAHDLDILSATLVYQLALVGSARMIVTARADAAPEAIAALWTDGLLDRIDIEPPGGATIAADVDAFLAELPTAARSVLDYLAVQEPLSVADLTLLAGDGAVTEAVDWGAAETRVRGGRGDDPVVYTAHPLFALRARAALGDDGARRLRTDLVRLLSRHPSDHLSDRLRLASLALESDTPQPVAEVAAAAQQALRLGDLSLGERLARSALERSGDLAARLALAHALAWQGRGRAADAVLAAVDPAALPESDLMAWTLLRAANQFWMLSEPERATAFLRTIRNRVSDAGPRITLDALSATFAMNAGNLGHAVEIGREVLASPSADDQAVAWAASAAALCAARQGRFDDVEPLAQRALAAEHPGLLRFTIGLGQTTALLMAGRLDAARELAQQFTDFAELQQPGRAIGEVLLAHVLIADGEFARAATLLGPAAATLERTGYSWGPLSLMLLATALAQRGDTAAAAKALSRAESRHGTKSGLFTPELGVARAWRLASMRDSHGAVAAAREAARTAERGGQPAVALRAWHEAIRLGDTRAVDPLTRLCGEIHCAAGEISLAHARALAAGDAAALQVVSDDLAALGMRAAAADAAAQARCVR, encoded by the coding sequence ATGCCGATTCGATGGAACGTCCCCCAGCACGCGGCGGCCCTGGAGCGGCTGGACGTTGCGCTGGGCGCCGGCCCGGGGGCCGTCGTACTCGGACCCGACGGCGTCGGCAAATCCACGCTGGCCCGATTGGCCGCGGAGAACTTCGGCCGCCGGCACCCGAACACGCGCATCCGCTGGGTCACCGGCACCCCGACCGAACGCGCCGTCCCGTTCGGGGCGTTCAGCCATCTGGTGGACTTCGCTAGTTTCGGGGCCGACATCGGCAAGCCGGCCGCGCTGTTGCGGGCGGCCCGGGCGTCGCTGGTTCTTGACGGTGATCTGCTGCTCATCGTCGACGACGCCCACGACCTGGACATCCTGTCGGCCACGCTGGTCTATCAGTTGGCGCTGGTCGGCTCGGCCCGGATGATCGTGACGGCGCGCGCGGACGCGGCGCCCGAGGCCATCGCGGCGCTGTGGACCGACGGCCTGCTGGACCGGATCGACATCGAGCCGCCCGGTGGCGCGACGATCGCGGCGGACGTCGACGCGTTCCTCGCCGAGCTGCCCACCGCGGCGCGGTCGGTGCTGGACTATCTCGCCGTACAGGAGCCGCTGTCGGTCGCCGATCTGACCCTCCTCGCCGGCGACGGCGCGGTGACGGAGGCGGTGGACTGGGGCGCGGCGGAAACCCGGGTCCGCGGTGGACGCGGCGACGACCCGGTGGTGTACACGGCGCACCCGCTGTTCGCGCTTCGGGCGCGTGCCGCGCTTGGCGACGACGGTGCGCGACGACTGCGCACCGATTTGGTCAGGCTGCTGTCGCGGCATCCGTCGGACCACCTCAGTGACCGGCTGCGGTTGGCGTCCCTGGCGTTGGAGAGCGACACCCCCCAGCCGGTCGCCGAGGTCGCCGCCGCCGCGCAGCAAGCGCTGCGGCTGGGCGACCTTTCCCTCGGCGAGCGACTGGCCCGGTCGGCGCTGGAGCGCTCCGGCGACCTGGCGGCGCGGCTGGCGCTGGCGCATGCCCTGGCGTGGCAGGGCCGCGGCCGCGCGGCCGACGCGGTGCTGGCCGCGGTCGACCCGGCCGCGTTGCCCGAATCCGACCTGATGGCCTGGACGCTGCTGCGGGCGGCTAATCAGTTCTGGATGCTCAGCGAGCCGGAGCGGGCCACGGCGTTCCTGCGCACGATCCGCAATCGGGTCTCGGACGCGGGCCCACGTATCACTCTGGACGCGCTGAGCGCCACCTTCGCGATGAACGCCGGCAATCTTGGGCATGCCGTCGAAATCGGCCGGGAGGTGCTGGCATCGCCGTCGGCCGATGACCAGGCGGTGGCCTGGGCGGCCAGCGCGGCCGCGCTGTGCGCGGCGCGGCAGGGCCGTTTCGACGACGTCGAGCCGCTGGCGCAGCGCGCCTTGGCCGCCGAACATCCAGGGTTGCTGCGCTTCACGATCGGGCTGGGCCAGACCACCGCGCTGTTGATGGCGGGCCGGCTCGACGCGGCGCGCGAATTGGCGCAGCAGTTCACCGATTTCGCCGAACTGCAGCAGCCGGGACGCGCGATCGGCGAGGTACTGCTGGCGCATGTGCTGATCGCCGACGGCGAATTCGCCCGAGCGGCAACGCTGCTCGGCCCGGCCGCCGCCACCCTGGAACGCACCGGCTACTCGTGGGGACCGCTGTCGCTGATGCTGCTGGCCACAGCGCTGGCGCAGCGGGGCGACACCGCAGCGGCGGCAAAAGCGTTGAGCAGGGCGGAATCTCGACATGGAACCAAGTCCGGGCTATTCACGCCGGAACTCGGTGTGGCGCGGGCTTGGCGGCTGGCCTCGATGCGCGACTCGCACGGGGCGGTGGCCGCCGCGCGTGAGGCCGCTCGCACGGCCGAACGCGGCGGGCAGCCGGCGGTGGCGCTTCGCGCCTGGCACGAGGCCATTAGGCTCGGCGACACCCGGGCGGTGGACCCGCTGACCCGGCTGTGCGGCGAGATTCACTGCGCCGCAGGAGAAATCTCCCTCGCCCACGCGCGGGCGTTGGCGGCCGGCGACGCCGCGGCGCTACAGGTGGTGTCGGACGACCTGGCCGCCCTCGGGATGCGCGCGGCCGCGGCCGATGCCGCCGCGCAGGCGAGATGCGTCCGGTAG
- a CDS encoding PGRS repeat-containing protein gives MKRAQHRMRRNHRSHHAQTRYRRRRVIGVGTATGAFLTAAMTPLTPAPAARAGVLDMIIDPLLQPVITAASTAAQEGINAGTAALDGISVGASAAAFGGIHTAALEGITNSINASVAAFNAGALNSALEGVHASAVAVDLGGFSAAVSAAESPRAALNQLVYGAFDTFYNTIHTAGESWIASPTGEQVDGALNAPFVDLFGRDLIGNGVNGFTGANTSPLGSTGLFGNLGSGGFLFGDGGAGAAGTAAHPAGYAGGAAGLIGNGGIGGAGLNGVTYQTIGVGGAGGAGGLLMGNGGAGGVGGALTAGNSTAGFGGVGGSGGLLFGNGGAGGAGGGVGAGAGSYASAGTGGAGGNSAWLVGNGGAGGAGPAGPYGGYGGAGGFGGMLAGNGGIGGNGGLGNYSGHGGVGGLTGILGAKGAAGITPTG, from the coding sequence TTGAAACGCGCACAGCACCGCATGCGGCGAAACCACCGCTCACACCACGCCCAGACCCGCTACCGCCGCCGCCGCGTCATCGGCGTAGGCACGGCTACCGGCGCATTTTTGACCGCCGCAATGACCCCCCTCACCCCCGCACCTGCGGCCCGTGCCGGCGTGCTCGACATGATCATCGACCCCCTGCTGCAACCCGTGATCACCGCCGCCAGCACGGCCGCCCAAGAAGGCATCAACGCCGGCACGGCCGCCCTCGACGGGATTAGCGTGGGTGCGAGTGCGGCGGCGTTCGGCGGCATTCATACGGCCGCGCTCGAGGGCATCACTAATAGCATTAATGCCAGCGTCGCCGCTTTTAATGCCGGCGCGCTAAACAGTGCCCTTGAGGGTGTGCATGCCAGTGCTGTAGCCGTCGATCTTGGTGGTTTTAGTGCTGCTGTCTCTGCTGCGGAGTCTCCTCGAGCTGCGCTGAACCAGCTCGTGTATGGAGCCTTCGACACGTTCTATAACACGATTCACACGGCCGGTGAGTCGTGGATTGCCAGTCCGACTGGTGAGCAGGTGGATGGGGCGCTCAATGCGCCGTTCGTGGATTTATTCGGGCGCGACCTGATCGGCAATGGCGTCAACGGTTTCACCGGTGCCAATACTTCACCGTTAGGCAGTACCGGGCTCTTCGGCAACCTCGGCTCCGGCGGGTTCTTGTTCGGGGATGGCGGGGCCGGGGCGGCCGGTACCGCCGCTCATCCCGCCGGTTATGCCGGCGGCGCTGCCGGGTTGATCGGCAACGGTGGCATCGGCGGTGCCGGTCTCAACGGCGTCACCTACCAGACGATTGGTGTAGGCGGTGCCGGTGGTGCCGGTGGCTTGCTGATGGGCAACGGCGGCGCTGGTGGTGTCGGTGGTGCTCTCACCGCGGGTAATTCGACCGCTGGCTTTGGTGGTGTTGGTGGTTCCGGCGGTTTGCTGTTCGGTAACGGGGGCGCCGGTGGTGCCGGTGGCGGTGTAGGTGCTGGAGCCGGATCCTATGCCAGCGCTGGCACCGGGGGCGCCGGCGGTAACAGTGCCTGGCTGGTCGGCAACGGCGGCGCCGGTGGTGCTGGTCCTGCCGGTCCATACGGGGGTTACGGCGGTGCTGGCGGTTTCGGCGGGATGCTGGCCGGCAACGGCGGTATCGGAGGCAACGGCGGCCTCGGCAATTACAGCGGCCACGGCGGTGTCGGGGGGCTCACGGGGATCCTCGGCGCGAAGGGTGCGGCCGGCATTACGCCCACCGGCTAA
- the dapE gene encoding succinyl-diaminopimelate desuccinylase: MLDLHGDPVALTAALVDIPSESRDEARIADEVEAALRAQTSGFEIIRNGNAVLARTRFRRPSRVLLAGHLDTVPAAGNLPSHRENGDLYGCGTADMKSGDAVFLYLAATVAEPMHDLTLVFYDCEEIDSAANGLGRIERELPGWLAADVAILGEPTDGYIEAGCQGTLRVVISATGTRAHSARSWLGDNAIHKLGAVLDRLAGYTARTVDIDGCAYREGLSAVRIGGGVAGNVIPDAASVTVNYRFAPDRSVADALRHVHEVFDGLDVTIEQTDAAAGALPGLSQPAAKSLVEAAGGQVRAKYGWTDVSRFAALGIPAVNFGPGDPNLAHRRDERVPVAAIAAAVEMLRRYLGG; encoded by the coding sequence GTGCTGGACTTGCATGGGGACCCGGTCGCGTTGACCGCGGCGCTGGTCGACATCCCCAGCGAGTCGAGGGACGAGGCCCGTATCGCCGACGAGGTGGAGGCCGCGCTGCGCGCCCAGACATCCGGCTTCGAAATCATTCGCAACGGCAACGCCGTGCTGGCTCGCACTCGGTTCCGGCGGCCGTCACGGGTGCTGCTGGCCGGACACCTGGACACCGTGCCGGCGGCCGGAAACCTGCCCAGCCACCGCGAGAACGGCGATCTGTACGGTTGCGGCACCGCAGACATGAAATCCGGTGACGCGGTCTTTTTGTATCTGGCCGCCACCGTGGCCGAACCGATGCATGACCTGACGCTGGTGTTCTACGACTGCGAGGAAATCGATTCGGCGGCAAACGGTTTGGGCCGCATCGAGCGTGAGCTGCCGGGCTGGCTGGCCGCCGACGTGGCCATCCTGGGCGAGCCCACCGACGGGTACATCGAGGCCGGCTGCCAGGGCACGCTGCGCGTGGTGATCAGCGCGACCGGCACCCGTGCGCATTCGGCTCGTTCCTGGTTGGGCGACAACGCGATTCACAAACTGGGCGCCGTCCTGGACCGGCTGGCCGGATACACGGCGCGCACCGTCGACATCGACGGGTGCGCCTATCGCGAGGGGTTGTCGGCCGTGCGCATCGGCGGCGGTGTGGCCGGAAACGTGATTCCCGACGCGGCCTCGGTGACGGTGAACTACCGCTTTGCCCCCGACCGGTCGGTGGCCGACGCATTGCGACATGTGCATGAGGTGTTCGACGGGCTCGACGTGACGATCGAGCAGACCGATGCCGCGGCGGGTGCGCTGCCCGGCCTGTCACAGCCCGCCGCCAAGTCCCTAGTCGAGGCCGCCGGCGGGCAAGTCCGGGCGAAATACGGCTGGACCGACGTTTCGCGGTTCGCCGCGCTGGGCATACCTGCGGTCAATTTCGGCCCGGGCGATCCCAACCTGGCGCACCGGCGCGACGAGCGGGTCCCGGTCGCTGCTATCGCCGCCGCCGTGGAGATGCTGCGCCGCTACCTGGGCGGCTAG
- the dapD gene encoding 2,3,4,5-tetrahydropyridine-2,6-dicarboxylate N-succinyltransferase — translation MTGAAGAVGIGLATLASDGSILDTWFPAPELTESGAGATSRLAVSDVPPELAALIGRDDDRGTETIAVRTVIGSLDDAAADAYDAYLRLHLLSHRLVAPHGLNAGGLFGVLTNVVWTNRGPCAVDGFEAVRAKLRRKGPVTVYGVDKFPRMVDYVLPTGVRIADADRVRLGAHLAPGTTVMHEGFVNYNAGTLGASMVEGRISAGVVVGDGSDIGGGASIMGTLSGGGTQVISIGKRCLLGANAGLGISLGDDCVVEAGLYVTAGTKVTTPDGKTVKAAELSGANNLLFRRNSVTGAVEVVARDGRGIALNEDLHAN, via the coding sequence GTGACTGGAGCTGCAGGCGCAGTGGGTATTGGGCTGGCGACGCTGGCCTCCGACGGATCGATCCTCGACACGTGGTTTCCCGCACCGGAACTGACCGAGTCGGGCGCCGGCGCCACGTCGCGTCTGGCGGTCTCTGACGTTCCCCCGGAGCTGGCCGCCCTGATAGGCCGCGACGACGACCGCGGCACCGAGACCATCGCGGTGCGCACGGTCATCGGCTCGCTCGACGATGCCGCCGCCGACGCTTACGACGCCTACCTGCGACTACACCTGCTCTCGCACCGGTTGGTGGCACCGCATGGGCTGAACGCCGGCGGCTTGTTCGGGGTATTGACCAATGTGGTGTGGACTAATCGCGGACCGTGCGCCGTCGACGGGTTCGAGGCCGTCCGGGCGAAGCTGCGCCGAAAGGGACCCGTGACCGTCTACGGCGTCGACAAGTTCCCCCGCATGGTCGACTACGTGCTGCCCACCGGGGTGCGCATCGCCGACGCCGACCGGGTACGGCTGGGCGCGCACCTGGCGCCGGGCACCACGGTGATGCACGAGGGCTTCGTCAACTACAACGCCGGCACACTGGGCGCGTCCATGGTGGAGGGCCGCATCTCGGCCGGCGTGGTGGTCGGCGACGGATCGGACATCGGCGGCGGAGCCTCGATCATGGGGACGCTGTCCGGCGGTGGCACCCAAGTCATTTCGATAGGCAAGCGGTGTCTGCTCGGCGCCAACGCGGGCCTGGGAATCTCACTGGGCGACGACTGTGTCGTCGAGGCCGGCCTGTACGTCACCGCGGGCACCAAGGTCACCACGCCCGACGGCAAAACGGTCAAGGCCGCTGAGCTCTCGGGCGCCAATAACCTGCTGTTCCGCCGCAATTCGGTCACCGGGGCGGTCGAGGTGGTGGCCCGCGACGGTCGGGGCATCGCGCTCAACGAGGACCTGCACGCCAACTGA
- a CDS encoding MFS transporter translates to MRRVAAACLVGSAIEFYDFLIYGTAAALVFPTVFFPRLSPTVATIASMATFATAFLSRPLGAAVFGYFGDRLGRKKTLIATLLIMAVSTVSVGLVPSTAAIGAAAPLILIALRILQGFAVGGEWAGSALLSAEYAPAGQRGRYGKYTLLGGGTAAVVASLTFLGVNVSIGENSPAFMAWGWRLPFLFSAALIGIALYVRLNIDETPVFAEEKARNLVPKAPLAELLRLQRREIVLAAGSIVGGFGFVYMGNTYLTIYAHSHLGYSRSFIWSVGALAGLVSITFVSLSASLCDRVGRRRMMLVGWSCCLPWSFVVIPLMDTGRPVLYVVAIVGMFASAAIGSAPTGAFIPELFATRYRYSGSALAVNLAGVVAGAVPPLIAGTLLATYGSWAIGLMLAALVLASLVCTYLLPETNGTALQSIRGAGLEEVPSGL, encoded by the coding sequence ATGAGGCGGGTGGCGGCCGCCTGTCTCGTCGGCTCGGCAATCGAGTTCTACGACTTCCTCATCTACGGCACCGCGGCGGCGCTGGTGTTTCCGACGGTGTTCTTCCCCCGCCTGAGCCCGACGGTCGCCACCATCGCCTCGATGGCAACCTTTGCGACGGCATTCTTGTCCCGGCCGCTGGGTGCCGCCGTGTTCGGCTACTTCGGCGACCGGTTGGGCCGCAAGAAAACGCTGATCGCCACGCTGCTGATCATGGCCGTGTCAACGGTAAGCGTCGGGCTGGTGCCCAGCACGGCAGCCATCGGCGCCGCGGCCCCGTTGATCCTGATCGCGCTGCGAATCCTGCAAGGGTTCGCCGTCGGCGGCGAGTGGGCGGGGTCGGCGCTGCTGAGCGCCGAATATGCACCGGCCGGCCAGCGGGGGCGGTACGGCAAGTACACCCTGCTCGGCGGCGGCACCGCGGCGGTAGTAGCCAGCCTGACGTTTCTGGGCGTCAACGTCAGCATCGGCGAGAATAGCCCCGCCTTCATGGCGTGGGGATGGCGCCTGCCGTTCCTGTTCAGTGCGGCATTGATTGGTATCGCCCTTTATGTGCGGCTCAACATCGATGAGACGCCGGTGTTCGCCGAGGAGAAGGCCCGCAACCTGGTCCCCAAGGCCCCACTCGCGGAGCTGCTGCGCCTGCAGCGCCGGGAGATCGTCCTGGCCGCCGGGAGCATCGTGGGCGGTTTTGGCTTCGTCTACATGGGCAACACGTACCTGACCATCTACGCCCACTCCCACCTGGGTTATTCGCGCAGCTTCATCTGGTCCGTCGGCGCGCTGGCCGGGCTGGTGAGCATCACGTTCGTCTCGCTCTCGGCCAGTCTGTGCGATCGGGTCGGGCGCCGTCGCATGATGCTGGTGGGCTGGTCATGCTGTCTGCCCTGGTCCTTCGTGGTGATCCCGTTGATGGACACCGGCAGGCCCGTTTTGTACGTGGTCGCGATCGTCGGCATGTTCGCCAGCGCCGCCATCGGTTCCGCACCCACGGGGGCCTTCATTCCCGAACTGTTCGCCACCCGCTACCGCTACAGCGGATCGGCGCTGGCGGTGAACCTTGCCGGCGTGGTTGCTGGCGCCGTGCCGCCGCTGATCGCCGGGACGCTGCTGGCCACCTATGGCAGCTGGGCGATCGGTCTCATGCTGGCCGCCCTGGTCTTGGCCAGCCTGGTGTGCACCTACCTACTGCCGGAAACCAACGGAACAGCGCTGCAATCCATTCGAGGTGCTGGTTTGGAGGAAGTGCCTTCCGGGTTGTAG
- a CDS encoding acyl-CoA synthetase, with protein MLLASLNPSDVTTTDIADAVRIDGAVLSRGDLVGAATSVAERVAGAERVAILATPTASTVLAITGCLIAGVPFVPVPADVGAAERRHMVTDSGVRAWLGPESEDPEGLPHIPVRVHARSWHRYPEPSPDATAMVIYTSGTTGLPKGVVLSRRAIAADLDALAQAWQWTPDDVLVHGLPLFHVHGLVLGLLGSLRIGNRFVHTGKPTPDAYAAARGTLYFGVPTVWSRVAADASAAEALRPARLLVSGSAPLPVPVFDRLAELTGHRPVERYGASESLITISTRVDGERRAGWVGLPLAGVQTRLLDDNGDPVPHDGETVGRLQVRGPMMFDGYLNRPEATAEAFDADGWYRTGDVAVVDSEGMHRIVGRESVDLIKSGGYRIGAGEIETALLGHPGVQEVAVVGLPDEDLGQRIVAFVVGSSELRAGELIDYVARELSVHKRPREVRIVDALPRNAMGKVLKKQLLSEG; from the coding sequence GTGCTGCTGGCCTCGTTGAATCCGTCCGACGTCACCACCACCGACATCGCCGACGCGGTGCGCATCGACGGTGCGGTGCTGAGTCGCGGCGACTTGGTCGGCGCCGCAACGTCGGTGGCCGAGCGTGTCGCCGGCGCGGAGCGGGTCGCGATACTGGCGACGCCGACCGCGTCGACGGTGTTGGCGATCACCGGCTGCCTGATCGCCGGCGTGCCCTTCGTCCCGGTGCCCGCCGATGTCGGCGCGGCCGAGCGTCGGCACATGGTCACCGACTCCGGGGTGCGGGCCTGGCTGGGCCCGGAATCCGAAGACCCAGAAGGGCTGCCGCACATCCCGGTTCGCGTGCACGCCCGCTCCTGGCATCGCTATCCCGAGCCGTCACCCGATGCCACCGCCATGGTCATCTACACCTCGGGCACCACCGGGCTGCCGAAGGGCGTGGTGCTGAGCCGGCGGGCGATCGCCGCCGATCTGGACGCGCTAGCCCAGGCGTGGCAGTGGACGCCCGACGACGTTCTGGTGCATGGTCTGCCGCTGTTCCACGTGCACGGGCTGGTGCTGGGCTTGCTCGGTTCGTTGCGGATCGGAAACCGCTTCGTGCACACCGGAAAACCGACACCGGACGCCTACGCGGCGGCGAGGGGCACCCTGTACTTCGGGGTCCCCACGGTGTGGTCGCGGGTGGCAGCCGACGCGTCGGCGGCCGAGGCGTTAAGACCGGCGCGGCTGTTGGTGTCCGGGAGCGCGCCGCTGCCGGTGCCGGTGTTCGACCGGCTGGCCGAGCTCACCGGGCACCGGCCCGTCGAACGCTACGGCGCGTCGGAATCGCTGATCACCATTTCGACGCGGGTCGACGGCGAGCGTCGCGCGGGTTGGGTGGGCCTGCCGCTTGCCGGCGTGCAAACCAGGCTGCTCGACGACAACGGCGATCCGGTGCCGCACGACGGGGAAACCGTTGGGCGCCTTCAGGTTCGGGGCCCGATGATGTTCGACGGCTACCTGAACCGGCCGGAGGCCACCGCCGAGGCCTTCGACGCCGACGGCTGGTATCGCACCGGCGATGTCGCGGTCGTCGACAGTGAGGGCATGCACCGCATCGTCGGACGCGAGTCGGTCGACTTGATCAAGTCGGGTGGATACCGCATAGGCGCGGGCGAAATCGAAACGGCGCTGCTCGGTCATCCGGGCGTGCAGGAGGTCGCCGTCGTCGGGCTGCCCGACGAGGACCTGGGCCAGCGCATTGTCGCCTTCGTCGTCGGCTCATCTGAGCTGCGGGCGGGCGAGCTGATTGACTATGTGGCCCGCGAGCTTTCGGTGCACAAGCGTCCGCGTGAGGTGCGCATCGTGGACGCGCTGCCCCGCAACGCGATGGGCAAGGTCCTCAAGAAGCAGCTGCTATCTGAGGGCTGA